The proteins below are encoded in one region of Borrelia hispanica CRI:
- the fliH gene encoding flagellar assembly protein FliH has product MPKVLYKSKEIVNAVKLEFVEISNPLFKSLEVKRKENEIFDFESRNVKLRNELETLMSQKARLQEELEHEHEVIKSEMDAECSKILEKAREQAQEIVNLANEKAESLQKEAEDKKGAIERESNLEIQRIIKEHEAKLKRELEIETEKGRNEGYDDGFQKGREDFDKILGKLNGIISSLIAKRKEILESSGEHIMNLVMQIAVKVVKKIVDSQKGVVIENVNEALKKIKSKTSIVIRVNFDDIDVVSHQKHEFISKFDFIENLEIVEDVNIGKGGCIIETDFGEIDARISSQLDRIEERFKNFSSIF; this is encoded by the coding sequence TTGCCTAAGGTTTTATATAAATCAAAAGAAATTGTAAATGCAGTAAAGTTAGAGTTTGTTGAAATTTCAAATCCTCTCTTTAAATCATTAGAAGTTAAGAGAAAAGAAAATGAAATTTTTGATTTTGAGAGTCGTAATGTTAAACTTCGTAATGAGCTTGAAACTTTAATGAGTCAAAAGGCAAGACTACAAGAAGAACTTGAACATGAACATGAAGTTATTAAGTCAGAAATGGATGCTGAATGTTCTAAAATTCTTGAAAAAGCTAGGGAGCAGGCTCAGGAAATAGTGAATTTGGCTAATGAAAAAGCTGAAAGTTTACAAAAAGAGGCTGAAGATAAAAAAGGAGCAATTGAGAGAGAATCTAATTTGGAAATTCAAAGAATAATTAAAGAACATGAAGCAAAATTAAAGAGAGAACTTGAAATTGAGACTGAAAAAGGGAGAAATGAAGGATATGATGATGGGTTTCAAAAGGGACGTGAAGATTTTGATAAAATACTTGGGAAATTGAATGGTATCATATCTTCTTTGATTGCAAAAAGAAAGGAAATTCTTGAGTCCTCAGGTGAGCACATAATGAATCTTGTAATGCAAATAGCAGTTAAAGTAGTTAAAAAAATTGTAGATTCTCAAAAAGGTGTTGTTATAGAAAATGTAAATGAGGCTTTGAAAAAAATAAAAAGTAAAACTAGTATTGTTATTCGTGTAAATTTCGATGATATAGATGTTGTAAGTCATCAAAAACATGAATTTATTTCTAAATTTGATTTTATAGAAAATCTTGAAATTGTTGAGGACGTTAATATAGGAAAGGGTGGGTGTATTATTGAGACTGATTTTGGTGAGATAGATGCGCGAATTTCATCTCAACTTGATAGGATAGAGGAGAGATTTAAAAATTTTTCTTCTATATTCTAG
- the fliG gene encoding flagellar motor switch protein FliG translates to MEDQKEKEIFGVSTLTGKQKAAILLVSVGSDISSKIFKYLSQEEIESLTFEIARLDVVTSELKDSVLLEFKELMMAQEFIQKGGIDYARELLEKALGTQKAVDIINNLGSALQSRPFEFVRRADPANILNFIQQEHPQTIALILSYLDPQKASFILSSLPTEIQTNVARRIALMDRTSPEVVREVERVLEKKLASLSSEDYTSAGGVDNVVEIINMADRKTEKFIIESLEEEDPELAEEIKKKMFVFEDIVLLDDRSIQRILREIDGQELAKALKSVDIPVQEKIFKNMSKRAAGMLKEDMEFLGPTRRKDVEEAQQKIVSLIRKLEEQGEIVISRGGEEDVLI, encoded by the coding sequence ATGGAAGATCAAAAGGAAAAAGAAATATTTGGTGTTTCTACTTTAACAGGAAAACAAAAGGCTGCTATTTTATTAGTTTCAGTAGGTTCTGATATTTCATCAAAAATATTTAAATATCTCTCTCAAGAAGAAATAGAGTCTTTAACCTTTGAAATAGCAAGACTTGATGTTGTGACTTCTGAGCTTAAAGATAGTGTTCTCTTAGAATTTAAAGAATTAATGATGGCTCAAGAATTTATTCAAAAGGGTGGTATAGATTATGCTAGAGAACTTCTTGAGAAAGCACTTGGTACTCAAAAGGCAGTGGATATTATTAATAATTTAGGTTCTGCTTTGCAATCAAGACCTTTTGAATTTGTTAGAAGAGCAGATCCTGCTAATATTTTAAACTTTATTCAACAAGAACATCCACAAACAATTGCTTTGATACTCTCATATCTTGATCCTCAAAAGGCTTCATTTATTCTCTCTAGTCTTCCTACTGAAATTCAAACTAATGTTGCCAGAAGAATAGCATTGATGGATAGAACTTCTCCTGAAGTTGTAAGAGAGGTTGAGAGAGTTCTTGAAAAAAAATTAGCTTCTTTGTCTTCAGAAGATTATACTTCAGCTGGTGGTGTTGATAATGTTGTTGAAATAATTAATATGGCTGATCGTAAAACAGAAAAATTTATTATTGAATCTCTTGAAGAAGAAGATCCTGAGCTTGCGGAAGAAATTAAGAAGAAAATGTTTGTATTTGAAGATATTGTTCTTCTTGATGACAGATCAATACAGCGTATTTTAAGAGAAATCGATGGTCAGGAATTGGCAAAAGCTTTAAAATCAGTTGATATTCCTGTGCAAGAAAAAATTTTCAAAAATATGTCTAAGAGAGCTGCTGGAATGCTTAAAGAAGATATGGAATTTTTGGGTCCTACTAGACGTAAAGATGTTGAGGAAGCTCAACAAAAAATTGTCTCTCTTATTAGAAAATTAGAAGAGCAGGGTGAAATAGTAATTTCTAGAGGTGGTGAGGAAGATGTGCTTATTTAA
- the fliF gene encoding flagellar basal-body MS-ring/collar protein FliF, with protein sequence MNNFITKFFASVSKNLKKATMVQKVAFGVVALFIILSLIFLVSFSTRKQGIALFGIAIKDQYLLDKIVQRLDRENAKYTITADGRIYLSDENMSKRIRAILVREELIPMHMDPWSLFDIDRWTITDFERNINLRRSITRAVEQHIVALDDVDAVSINLVMPEKALFKESQESVRASVRITPKPGSDIATNRQKVEGLVKLIQYAVEGLEADNIVIVDNKGTILNDFSNLDGVDRIDLAEKERKLKLKYESMLRDEIDFALSKVLSSDRFMIARVNVTLDTSKQTTESKEYAPIELEPQDPKVSYNTRKVSDSTLISSQVHKREYEGQGYSPWGPPGQEGNTPPEYRDMSDIIGKSNEFKEIKNVALNEKKSLSEKEPARVSGISLGIFIDGIWDFVYDESGNFVMENGMRKREYKPISDETLKSITDVLQSSFEYKPERGDSITVRNIVFDRVSEFRKIDEDYFASEKFKFLVFVVSIIIALLILIFTVFFIISRELERRRRLREEEFARQAHLRRQQALMDGDDIGVDDVVGGFREEDELQSNAEILAREKPEDVAKLIRTWILKNV encoded by the coding sequence TTGAACAATTTTATTACTAAGTTTTTTGCATCAGTAAGTAAAAATTTAAAAAAAGCTACTATGGTTCAGAAAGTGGCTTTTGGAGTTGTTGCTTTATTTATAATTTTATCACTTATTTTTTTGGTGAGTTTTTCTACTAGAAAACAGGGTATTGCTCTTTTTGGTATTGCTATTAAGGATCAGTATTTGTTGGATAAAATAGTGCAGAGATTGGATAGAGAGAATGCAAAGTATACTATTACTGCTGATGGAAGAATTTACTTAAGTGATGAAAATATGTCTAAGAGAATAAGAGCAATTCTTGTAAGAGAAGAGCTTATTCCTATGCATATGGATCCTTGGTCTCTTTTTGATATTGATAGATGGACTATTACTGATTTTGAGAGAAATATTAATCTTAGAAGATCAATTACAAGAGCTGTTGAGCAACATATTGTTGCTCTTGATGATGTTGATGCTGTTAGTATTAATCTTGTTATGCCAGAGAAAGCTCTTTTTAAAGAATCACAAGAATCTGTGAGGGCATCTGTTAGAATTACGCCTAAACCTGGTTCTGATATTGCAACTAATCGCCAAAAAGTAGAAGGTCTTGTTAAGTTAATTCAATATGCTGTTGAAGGTCTTGAAGCAGATAATATTGTTATTGTTGATAATAAAGGAACCATTTTAAATGATTTTTCTAATTTAGATGGTGTTGATAGGATTGATTTAGCTGAGAAGGAAAGAAAGCTTAAATTAAAATATGAATCTATGCTTCGTGATGAAATTGATTTTGCTTTAAGTAAGGTTTTGTCTAGTGATAGATTTATGATTGCAAGGGTTAATGTTACATTAGATACTTCAAAGCAAACTACAGAATCTAAAGAGTATGCTCCTATTGAGCTTGAACCTCAAGATCCAAAAGTTTCTTATAATACAAGAAAAGTGAGTGACTCTACGTTAATTTCTTCTCAAGTACATAAGAGAGAGTATGAAGGACAAGGTTACAGTCCATGGGGTCCTCCTGGACAGGAAGGTAATACTCCTCCTGAATACCGGGATATGAGCGATATTATTGGAAAATCAAATGAATTTAAAGAGATAAAAAATGTTGCCCTTAATGAAAAAAAATCTTTAAGTGAAAAAGAGCCTGCTAGAGTTTCTGGGATTTCGCTTGGAATTTTTATAGATGGTATTTGGGACTTTGTTTATGATGAGTCTGGAAATTTTGTTATGGAAAATGGGATGCGCAAAAGGGAATATAAGCCTATTTCTGATGAGACTTTAAAGAGTATAACTGATGTTTTGCAGAGTTCTTTTGAGTATAAACCAGAAAGAGGTGATTCAATTACTGTTAGAAATATTGTCTTTGATAGAGTAAGTGAATTTAGAAAAATAGATGAAGATTATTTTGCAAGTGAAAAATTTAAATTTCTTGTTTTTGTTGTAAGTATAATAATTGCTTTATTGATATTAATATTTACAGTGTTTTTCATTATCTCTAGAGAACTTGAGAGGAGAAGACGTCTTAGAGAAGAAGAATTTGCAAGACAAGCACATTTAAGACGTCAACAGGCATTAATGGATGGTGATGATATTGGAGTTGATGATGTTGTTGGTGGATTTAGGGAAGAGGATGAACTTCAAAGTAATGCTGAAATTTTAGCTAGAGAGAAGCCCGAAGATGTTGCTAAGCTTATTAGGACATGGATTTTGAAGAATGTGTAA
- a CDS encoding flagellar hook-length control protein FliK — protein MSNLSKIIDANLSKLNKSFNFINGGLLSQDKKGGFANFISSEIQSMFNLRSSLLEFLKSNGLINKNSKNLSLNHSFILEKFKDKDFMSDLKSLLKKTGSLFDFESLKNLRENLSFDSEFIDRKEILSNVEKVLSELTILIGDLNLVFNSDFFNTCTDLEYGDLGIVKKNKEKEKNLISIDVKNFKKNSGVKEFLNTNSRFKLVDNDSYVGKYAIKETFDSSSEFMDNLSGSSVRNIKEFFLNQIDDNLMSEWNLKVNRNIVNKTKIVLKSNDTGEIRLILKPKKLGSIRINLNLDSNNNLLGKIIVDNHNVRTLFEQNMYSLNKMLNDNGFNTSLNLSLAGSGSGFSSGSNFKDDVEGHRHPLKESQVFRIEDYVEFSGDLEENVNLIV, from the coding sequence ATGAGTAATTTAAGTAAGATTATTGATGCTAATTTATCAAAATTAAATAAAAGTTTTAATTTTATAAATGGTGGTTTATTAAGTCAAGATAAAAAGGGTGGTTTTGCAAATTTTATTTCCTCAGAAATTCAGAGTATGTTTAACTTGAGAAGTTCATTGTTAGAATTTTTAAAGAGTAACGGTCTTATAAATAAAAACTCTAAAAATCTTTCTTTAAATCATTCTTTTATTTTGGAAAAATTTAAAGATAAAGATTTTATGTCTGACTTAAAATCCTTGCTTAAAAAAACAGGAAGTTTATTTGATTTTGAGAGTTTGAAAAATTTAAGAGAAAATTTATCCTTTGATTCTGAATTTATTGATAGAAAAGAAATATTAAGTAATGTTGAGAAGGTCTTATCTGAGCTTACTATTTTAATTGGCGATTTAAATTTGGTTTTTAATTCTGATTTTTTCAATACTTGTACTGATTTGGAATATGGAGATTTGGGTATTGTAAAAAAGAATAAAGAAAAAGAAAAAAATTTGATTAGCATTGATGTGAAAAATTTTAAGAAGAATAGTGGTGTTAAGGAATTTTTGAATACAAATTCTAGATTTAAATTAGTTGATAATGATAGTTATGTTGGAAAATATGCTATTAAGGAAACATTTGATAGTTCTAGCGAATTTATGGATAATCTGTCTGGTTCTAGTGTAAGAAATATAAAAGAATTTTTTTTAAATCAAATTGATGATAATTTGATGTCAGAATGGAATTTGAAAGTTAATCGTAATATTGTGAATAAGACTAAAATTGTGTTAAAATCGAATGATACAGGAGAGATTAGGTTGATCTTAAAACCTAAAAAACTTGGTAGTATAAGAATTAATTTAAATCTTGATTCTAATAATAATTTATTAGGAAAGATAATAGTTGATAATCATAATGTTAGGACTCTTTTTGAACAAAATATGTATTCACTCAACAAGATGTTAAATGATAATGGTTTTAATACTAGTTTAAATCTTTCTCTTGCAGGTAGTGGTTCTGGATTTTCTTCTGGTAGTAATTTTAAGGATGATGTTGAGGGTCATCGACATCCTTTAAAGGAGAGTCAGGTTTTTAGAATTGAAGATTATGTTGAATTTTCTGGTGATTTAGAGGAAAATGTTAATTTAATTGTTTAA
- the fliE gene encoding flagellar hook-basal body complex protein FliE produces MKVDSFFTDSNVYLIRKNPLHFDKSFSDFNVKSERQIGTFRELFFNLISDVNNSQLDVHKISQQAILHPDSVDIHDVVISMAKANMNLSITKAVVEKSIKAYQDVINIR; encoded by the coding sequence ATGAAAGTAGATTCTTTTTTTACAGATAGTAATGTTTATTTAATTCGTAAAAATCCTTTGCATTTTGATAAAAGTTTTTCTGATTTTAATGTTAAGAGTGAGAGACAGATAGGAACCTTTAGAGAACTTTTTTTTAATTTGATATCTGATGTTAATAATAGTCAGTTGGATGTGCATAAAATATCACAACAAGCTATTTTGCATCCAGATAGTGTTGATATTCATGATGTTGTAATATCAATGGCTAAAGCTAATATGAATTTAAGTATTACAAAAGCTGTTGTTGAGAAAAGCATAAAGGCTTATCAAGATGTAATCAATATTCGTTAA
- a CDS encoding periplasmic-type flagellar collar protein FlbB encodes MNNYLLFLFRFFLWLFLVIFFLGLSFFLTDLFGIYHTRDYLPKYIRTLFFKDDEQLLDYTHISLDEIRMIKEKEAIYIKSQQVEKLREELKKREDNLNKLEAELNQKQKDLDLKQKLIDDIVNKYRDEDANFAQAALYLVNMPPEDAVKRIEELNDEIAISYMRKVEDIAKKEGRVSIVPYWLSLMDSKKAAVLIRKMSVSSLE; translated from the coding sequence ATGAATAATTATTTGTTATTTTTATTTAGATTTTTTTTGTGGTTATTTTTGGTTATTTTTTTCTTAGGACTTTCTTTTTTTTTAACAGATTTATTTGGTATATATCATACTAGAGACTATTTGCCCAAGTATATTAGAACTTTATTTTTTAAAGATGATGAGCAGTTACTTGATTATACACATATTAGTCTTGATGAGATTAGGATGATAAAAGAAAAAGAGGCCATTTATATTAAGAGTCAACAAGTTGAAAAATTGAGAGAGGAATTAAAGAAAAGGGAAGATAATTTAAATAAATTGGAAGCGGAACTTAATCAAAAACAGAAAGATTTGGATTTAAAACAAAAGTTAATTGATGATATTGTTAACAAGTATAGAGATGAGGATGCGAATTTTGCACAGGCTGCTTTGTATTTGGTTAATATGCCACCAGAAGATGCAGTTAAAAGAATTGAAGAACTTAATGATGAGATTGCTATATCTTATATGCGTAAAGTAGAAGATATAGCTAAAAAAGAAGGACGGGTATCTATTGTGCCTTATTGGTTGTCTCTTATGGATTCTAAGAAGGCTGCTGTGTTGATTAGAAAAATGTCTGTTAGTTCATTGGAGTAA
- the flgC gene encoding flagellar basal body rod protein FlgC translates to MGLFLSINTASTGLTAQRLRLDVIANNIANVETTRTAEGGAYRRERIIFAPRVVSPYWKGPFVPDYLDNGVGQGVRVSGIEKDKSPLKLQYDPTHPDAIKSGELKGYVEFPNVNVVEEMVDMISASRAYEANSAVINSSKSMFRSALSILQN, encoded by the coding sequence ATGGGATTATTTTTAAGTATTAATACTGCTTCGACAGGCTTGACAGCTCAAAGATTAAGACTCGATGTTATTGCAAATAATATTGCAAATGTGGAAACTACCAGAACTGCTGAGGGAGGAGCTTATAGACGAGAGAGAATAATTTTTGCTCCTAGAGTTGTAAGTCCATATTGGAAGGGCCCTTTTGTTCCTGATTATCTTGATAATGGAGTTGGGCAAGGCGTCAGGGTTTCTGGTATTGAGAAAGACAAGTCTCCTTTAAAGCTACAATATGATCCAACTCATCCTGATGCAATAAAATCTGGAGAGTTAAAAGGTTATGTAGAATTTCCTAATGTAAATGTTGTTGAAGAAATGGTGGATATGATTTCTGCTTCTCGTGCTTATGAAGCAAATTCTGCTGTAATTAATAGTAGTAAATCAATGTTTAGGAGTGCATTATCAATACTTCAAAATTAA
- the hslU gene encoding HslU--HslV peptidase ATPase subunit, with protein sequence MNKIEDQSIVPREIVAELDKYIIGQSEAKKLVSIALVNRYIRSKLPKEIRDDVMPKNIIMVGSTGVGKTEIARRLSKFIKAPFIKVEATKYTEVGYVGRDVESMIRDLMSIAVNMVREEMYDSVKEEASKRAEDRIIDKLLKNSENSENDNISDEEKRVRDKLRDKFRKQLRKGELDENLIDVYVSGKMPVSTIEIFSGGNLEEIDMSIGGLINNIFDRKKRRELKIKKAREIIISEELEKLVDYENIVDIAKSRVENMGIVFIDEIDKIVTKNRTGNDVSREGVQRDILPIVEGSKVNTRYGIVDTSHILFIAAGAFNLSKPSDLIPELQGRFPIKVELTSLSIDDFKNILKHTKNSLIKQYIAMFKVYNLTLTFTEEAVDRIAELTFNMNFEGENLGARRLHGVMEKILADLFFEAPGSKLKKIEINLDYVNEKIKINEQKDLNYYII encoded by the coding sequence ATGAATAAAATTGAGGATCAAAGTATAGTACCTAGAGAAATTGTTGCAGAATTGGATAAGTATATAATAGGACAGTCAGAAGCAAAGAAATTGGTTTCAATTGCTCTTGTTAATAGGTATATAAGGTCTAAACTTCCTAAAGAAATAAGAGATGATGTTATGCCTAAAAATATTATTATGGTTGGGTCAACGGGGGTTGGGAAGACTGAAATTGCAAGAAGACTTTCAAAGTTTATTAAGGCTCCTTTTATTAAAGTTGAGGCTACTAAATATACTGAGGTAGGTTATGTGGGTCGTGATGTTGAATCTATGATTCGTGATCTAATGAGTATTGCAGTTAATATGGTAAGAGAAGAGATGTATGATTCTGTTAAAGAAGAAGCAAGTAAGCGTGCTGAGGATAGAATCATTGATAAACTTTTAAAAAATTCTGAGAATTCTGAGAATGATAATATTAGTGATGAGGAGAAGAGAGTTCGTGATAAATTGAGAGATAAGTTTAGAAAACAGTTAAGAAAAGGTGAGCTTGATGAGAATCTTATAGATGTTTATGTGTCGGGCAAGATGCCTGTTTCTACTATAGAAATATTTTCAGGTGGTAATTTAGAAGAGATTGATATGAGTATTGGGGGTCTTATTAATAATATCTTTGATAGGAAAAAGAGAAGAGAGTTGAAAATAAAAAAGGCTAGGGAGATAATTATATCTGAGGAACTTGAAAAATTAGTTGATTATGAAAATATTGTAGATATTGCCAAGTCACGGGTTGAAAATATGGGCATTGTGTTTATTGATGAGATAGATAAAATAGTTACTAAAAATAGAACTGGAAATGATGTATCTAGAGAAGGTGTGCAGAGGGATATTTTACCAATTGTTGAGGGTTCTAAGGTTAATACTAGATATGGCATAGTTGATACTTCTCATATTTTGTTCATTGCTGCTGGTGCATTTAATTTATCAAAGCCATCTGATTTAATACCAGAGCTTCAAGGTAGATTTCCAATTAAAGTTGAACTTACAAGTTTGAGTATAGATGATTTTAAAAATATTTTAAAGCATACTAAAAATTCTTTGATAAAACAGTACATTGCAATGTTTAAAGTTTATAATTTAACCTTAACATTTACTGAAGAGGCAGTTGATAGGATTGCTGAACTTACATTTAATATGAATTTTGAGGGAGAAAATCTTGGTGCACGAAGATTGCATGGAGTTATGGAAAAAATCCTTGCCGATCTTTTTTTTGAGGCACCTGGTAGTAAGTTGAAAAAAATTGAAATAAATTTGGACTATGTTAATGAAAAAATAAAAATTAACGAACAAAAAGACTTAAATTATTATATAATATAG
- the flgB gene encoding flagellar basal body rod protein FlgB produces MDIFQRSVDLTHRYLDVLGLRQSVVADNIANVDTPNFKRSNITFEAELERAILHEKTNNLSLIRGNDKHLDGFKELGYLDVKPQRMLDYLSTFNNNGNNVDIDSEMKSLVQNQMMYGLFTNIQAHHFKSVNIVIK; encoded by the coding sequence TTGGATATTTTTCAAAGGTCAGTAGATTTGACACATAGGTATTTAGATGTTCTTGGTTTAAGACAAAGTGTGGTGGCTGATAATATTGCAAATGTGGATACTCCGAATTTTAAGAGAAGTAATATTACTTTTGAGGCTGAGCTTGAGAGAGCAATTTTGCATGAAAAGACAAATAATTTGTCTTTAATTAGAGGTAATGATAAACATTTGGATGGTTTTAAAGAATTAGGATATTTAGATGTTAAACCTCAAAGAATGCTTGATTATCTCTCAACATTCAATAATAATGGCAATAATGTTGATATTGATTCTGAAATGAAAAGCCTTGTTCAGAACCAAATGATGTATGGATTATTTACAAATATTCAAGCTCATCATTTTAAAAGTGTAAATATTGTAATAAAATAA
- a CDS encoding FliI/YscN family ATPase — protein sequence MDNFFESYSSILDDIHTISLIGRVKKIKGLLLESLGPKCGIGDLCLIEQSCGKKIYAEVLGFNGSCVSLMAYEGFDGVEVGDKVYSLNKKPQINLSDELLGRVIDSLGRPIDNKGPFFGNNYKELSFSSINPLDRGVFTEQIVTGVRVLDGFLPVARGQRVGIFSGAGVGKSTLLGMIAKNSKADVNVIAFIGERGRELNEFIKYELGNGCFNRSVLIVSTSDESPISRYKGAYTATLVAEYFRDRGMDVMLLFDSITRFANAKREISLSMGEPPATKGYPPSVFVEIPILLERSGLNAKGSITGFYTVLVEGDDLSEPISDNMKAVLDGHIILDRDLSDRGIYPSVNILNSTSRSLHRIVNFEKQKLISKIRNLLSIYKSYEDLIKTGIYVKGSNKEVDLAIAKYPKIVDFLSQGMQEECDFENLDNEMREILA from the coding sequence ATGGATAATTTTTTTGAAAGTTATTCAAGTATATTGGATGATATTCATACTATATCTCTTATTGGTAGGGTCAAAAAAATTAAGGGACTTTTGCTGGAAAGTTTGGGCCCAAAATGTGGTATTGGTGATTTATGTTTAATTGAGCAGAGTTGTGGAAAAAAAATATATGCGGAAGTTTTAGGTTTTAATGGGTCTTGTGTTAGCCTTATGGCTTATGAAGGATTTGATGGAGTTGAGGTTGGAGATAAAGTTTATTCCTTAAATAAAAAGCCTCAAATTAATCTTAGTGATGAATTGCTTGGAAGGGTAATTGATTCGTTAGGGAGGCCTATTGACAACAAAGGTCCGTTTTTTGGTAATAATTACAAAGAATTGAGTTTTAGTAGTATTAATCCTTTAGATAGAGGTGTTTTTACTGAGCAAATAGTTACTGGGGTTAGAGTGCTTGATGGATTTTTGCCAGTGGCACGGGGACAACGTGTAGGTATTTTTTCAGGTGCTGGTGTTGGCAAGTCTACTTTGCTTGGTATGATTGCTAAGAATTCAAAAGCAGATGTTAATGTTATTGCATTTATTGGGGAGAGAGGTCGTGAACTTAATGAATTTATTAAATATGAGCTTGGAAATGGATGTTTTAATAGAAGCGTTTTGATTGTGTCAACTTCTGATGAGTCTCCTATTTCAAGATATAAGGGGGCTTATACAGCAACATTAGTAGCTGAATATTTTAGAGATCGTGGAATGGATGTTATGTTATTGTTTGATTCAATTACAAGATTTGCAAATGCTAAAAGGGAAATCAGTCTTTCGATGGGAGAGCCACCTGCTACTAAAGGATATCCTCCGTCTGTTTTTGTGGAAATTCCTATTTTGCTTGAGCGTTCAGGACTTAATGCAAAAGGTAGTATTACAGGATTTTATACTGTACTTGTTGAGGGTGATGATTTGAGTGAACCTATATCTGATAATATGAAGGCTGTTTTGGATGGACACATTATTTTAGATAGAGATTTGTCTGATAGAGGAATTTACCCTTCGGTAAATATTTTAAATTCAACCTCAAGATCTCTTCATAGAATAGTCAATTTTGAGAAACAAAAATTGATATCTAAAATTAGGAATTTGTTATCAATTTATAAAAGCTATGAGGATTTAATTAAAACAGGGATTTATGTAAAGGGTTCTAATAAAGAAGTTGATTTAGCTATTGCAAAATATCCAAAAATTGTTGATTTTTTATCCCAAGGGATGCAAGAAGAATGTGATTTTGAAAATTTGGATAATGAAATGAGAGAAATATTAGCTTGA
- the flgD gene encoding flagellar hook assembly protein FlgD, which produces MDTISNIDNLVNVGQSRKMVNVGLKRDRDIKGSNLGRDDFLKLLLTQLKYQDPTEPMKDKEFVSQMAQFSALEQMTNMNKSFENLSSILGVNKDLNLLGKIVEFENVDGKIIKGKVTNVKTGVNPQIMVDGKYYVYNNVLSVGLEE; this is translated from the coding sequence ATGGATACGATTAGTAATATTGACAATTTGGTTAATGTGGGGCAGTCTAGAAAAATGGTTAATGTTGGATTAAAAAGAGATAGAGATATTAAGGGGAGTAATTTGGGCAGGGATGATTTTTTAAAATTACTTCTTACTCAGCTTAAATATCAAGATCCTACAGAGCCAATGAAAGATAAAGAATTTGTTTCTCAAATGGCACAGTTTTCGGCACTTGAACAGATGACAAATATGAATAAATCTTTTGAAAATTTATCATCTATTCTTGGTGTGAATAAAGATTTGAATTTATTAGGGAAAATAGTTGAATTTGAAAATGTTGATGGAAAAATTATTAAAGGTAAAGTTACAAATGTAAAGACAGGAGTAAATCCACAAATTATGGTTGATGGAAAATATTATGTTTATAATAATGTTTTATCAGTAGGATTGGAGGAGTAA